From a single Paenibacillus sp. FSL W8-0426 genomic region:
- a CDS encoding DAK2 domain-containing protein — MSIRSLNGTDFTAMVLAGAEQLGQHAEHVNSLNVFPVPDGDTGTNMNLTMTAGVAEIKRKSSASIGEAAGILSKGLLMGARGNSGVILSQLFRGFSRAAASQDELNTLQFAAALQSGVDTAYKAVVKPVEGTILTVAKEAAKHATYYARRTNDVTELMNEVLLKAKEALAKTPELLPVLKQVGVVDSGGQGLVYIYEGFMEALRQTDGSGFVSKPEAPQTAPAAPVKSVPAVEPVHMPAAQQVIAPEMPLSAQARLDTEDIEFLYDMEFFINRQLGDHAGTTFDDEAFRKALSVNGDSIIVIADDEVIKVHVHSKTPGDVLNLALRYGEITQIHILNMREQHRELLTAGMDIAPSPELFAEIPPEEVRSPETAEPPAVEMAPYGFIAVSSGEGIADIFQSLGVDIVLSGGQTMNPSTEDFVNAVRSIAAEQVFILPNNSNIVLAAEQARELLEGERRITVIPSKTIPQGMAAAFAFQEDESPETNREQMLEAIGRVQSGQVTHAVRDTQYDELDIKAGHYIAIHNSKIVAADESLLQACEGLMQQMMDHGDEVVTILEGEEANPETTADLVAWMEERYPDAEIEVHPGGQPVYYYLFSVEA; from the coding sequence TTGAGTATACGTTCTTTAAATGGAACAGATTTTACCGCAATGGTCCTTGCCGGAGCGGAACAACTTGGACAGCATGCAGAGCACGTCAATTCCCTGAATGTGTTCCCTGTGCCTGATGGCGACACGGGAACGAACATGAATTTGACAATGACCGCCGGCGTTGCCGAAATCAAACGCAAAAGTTCGGCTTCCATCGGCGAAGCAGCCGGGATTCTTTCGAAAGGGCTGCTGATGGGTGCAAGGGGCAATTCGGGCGTTATTCTGTCGCAGCTGTTTCGCGGCTTCAGCCGTGCAGCGGCTTCCCAGGATGAACTGAACACGCTTCAGTTTGCCGCAGCTCTCCAAAGCGGCGTGGATACGGCATACAAAGCCGTGGTCAAACCCGTCGAAGGAACCATTCTTACCGTAGCCAAAGAGGCAGCCAAGCATGCCACGTACTACGCTAGACGGACGAATGACGTAACGGAATTGATGAACGAAGTCTTATTAAAAGCAAAAGAGGCGTTGGCCAAAACTCCCGAATTGCTGCCTGTGCTTAAACAGGTCGGCGTCGTGGATTCTGGTGGCCAGGGGCTTGTATATATTTATGAGGGATTTATGGAAGCGCTGCGGCAAACCGATGGCAGCGGCTTTGTTTCCAAACCCGAGGCACCACAGACTGCCCCGGCGGCTCCGGTCAAATCCGTGCCAGCCGTTGAACCGGTTCACATGCCGGCGGCACAGCAGGTCATCGCTCCGGAAATGCCGTTATCGGCTCAGGCTCGCCTGGATACGGAAGATATCGAATTCCTGTACGATATGGAATTTTTCATTAATCGCCAGCTGGGAGATCACGCCGGAACCACTTTCGATGACGAGGCATTCCGGAAAGCGTTGTCAGTCAATGGGGATTCCATTATCGTAATTGCCGATGACGAAGTCATTAAGGTCCATGTGCATTCCAAAACGCCAGGGGATGTGCTTAACCTAGCGCTTCGCTATGGCGAAATTACGCAAATTCACATCCTCAATATGCGGGAACAGCATCGTGAGCTGCTGACGGCAGGCATGGATATCGCTCCTTCGCCCGAGTTGTTTGCGGAGATCCCGCCGGAAGAGGTACGCAGCCCGGAAACGGCTGAACCTCCGGCAGTCGAAATGGCCCCATACGGATTTATTGCTGTCTCCTCCGGAGAGGGCATTGCCGATATCTTTCAAAGTCTTGGCGTGGACATCGTGCTGTCTGGCGGACAGACGATGAATCCGAGCACGGAGGACTTCGTCAATGCAGTGCGTTCCATCGCGGCTGAACAGGTATTCATTTTGCCAAACAACTCGAACATCGTGCTTGCGGCTGAGCAGGCCCGTGAATTGTTGGAAGGCGAACGCCGCATTACGGTCATTCCGAGCAAAACGATTCCGCAGGGAATGGCAGCAGCCTTTGCGTTCCAGGAGGACGAATCTCCGGAGACGAACCGCGAGCAGATGCTTGAAGCGATCGGCCGTGTTCAATCAGGACAGGTAACTCATGCTGTCCGGGATACCCAGTATGATGAGCTGGACATCAAGGCAGGGCACTATATCGCGATCCACAATTCCAAAATCGTGGCTGCGGACGAAAGCCTGCTTCAGGCTTGCGAAGGTCTGATGCAGCAGATGATGGATCACGGGGATGAAGTGGTTACCATCCTGGAAGGGGAGGAAGCCAATCCGGAAACTACCGCCGATCTGGTCGCGTGGATGGAAGAACGATACCCTGATGCAGAGATTGAGGTTCATCCCGGCGGACAGCCCGTGTACTATTATCTGTTCTCGGTAGAGGCATAA
- the rpmB gene encoding 50S ribosomal protein L28: MSRKCYVTGKKPGTGNHVSHANNRNRRSWGVNVQKVRILVNGKPKRVYVSTRALKAGKVTRV; the protein is encoded by the coding sequence ATGTCTCGCAAATGTTATGTGACAGGTAAGAAACCGGGCACCGGTAACCACGTATCCCACGCTAACAACCGTAACCGTCGTTCTTGGGGCGTAAACGTTCAAAAAGTACGCATTCTCGTGAACGGTAAACCGAAACGTGTATACGTAAGCACCCGCGCACTGAAAGCCGGTAAAGTGACTCGCGTATAA
- the spoVM gene encoding stage V sporulation protein SpoVM, with product MKFYTFKLPKFLGGFVKAILNTFQKN from the coding sequence ATGAAATTTTACACATTCAAACTGCCGAAGTTTCTGGGAGGGTTTGTCAAGGCGATTCTTAATACGTTTCAGAAAAATTGA
- the rpe gene encoding ribulose-phosphate 3-epimerase, whose translation MIKIAPSILSADFASLGAEVAAAEAAGGDWIHVDVMDGHFVPNITLGPAIVKAIAPHTSLPLDVHLMIENPERYVEEFAKAGAAVITVHAEACVHLHRVIHLIKEYGIKAGVALNPGTPATAIQEVLDDVDLVLVMTVNPGFGGQAFISGTLNKIKQIRTWLNERGRQDVHIEVDGGIAADTAPLVVKAGADVLVAGSAVFGREDRAAAIADIRRSYEG comes from the coding sequence ATGATTAAAATTGCTCCATCCATATTGTCAGCCGATTTTGCCAGTCTTGGCGCAGAAGTTGCCGCAGCCGAAGCAGCGGGAGGGGATTGGATTCACGTCGACGTCATGGACGGTCACTTCGTTCCCAACATTACGCTGGGACCAGCGATTGTCAAGGCGATTGCTCCGCATACCAGCCTGCCGCTGGACGTGCATCTGATGATTGAAAATCCCGAGCGTTACGTCGAGGAGTTTGCGAAAGCGGGAGCTGCAGTCATTACCGTGCATGCCGAAGCTTGCGTGCACCTGCACCGGGTCATTCACTTGATCAAGGAATACGGCATCAAGGCCGGCGTGGCCCTTAATCCGGGGACACCAGCCACGGCTATCCAGGAAGTGCTTGACGATGTGGATTTGGTTCTCGTAATGACCGTAAATCCCGGTTTTGGCGGACAAGCCTTTATTTCGGGCACCCTGAACAAAATCAAACAGATTCGTACCTGGCTGAATGAACGAGGCCGTCAAGACGTACATATCGAAGTGGACGGCGGCATTGCGGCCGATACGGCACCGCTTGTTGTGAAGGCAGGAGCGGACGTGCTGGTTGCCGGCAGCGCGGTATTCGGCCGTGAGGATCGCGCGGCTGCGATTGCGGATATCCGCCGTAGTTACGAGGGGTAA
- the rsgA gene encoding ribosome small subunit-dependent GTPase A encodes MPEGIIVKALSGYYYVMPLEDGGVPSVEGSAVQCRARGVFKKKGISPLVGDRVDYVLTENGEGTVDRIHARETELIRPPVANVNLAVLLFSVKEPDMNLNLLDKFLVHIEQAGLDALIVLTKQDLADPEADGRDTVADVKAMYRQIGYEVISTSSRTGEGSELLKERLAGRISVFSGQSGVGKSSMLNALVPGLSLETSEISMRLGRGRHTTRHVELIPLHNGGFVADTPGFSQLDFLEIGVEELSTCFREFAQYADECKFRGCTHTHEPGCRVIAAKEDGLIAESRYRHYEQFLNEMKEKKRRY; translated from the coding sequence ATGCCGGAGGGTATCATTGTCAAAGCGCTAAGCGGTTATTACTATGTCATGCCACTGGAAGACGGAGGGGTGCCTTCGGTTGAAGGCTCCGCCGTTCAATGCAGAGCCAGGGGCGTGTTCAAGAAAAAGGGAATCTCCCCGCTCGTGGGCGATCGCGTGGATTACGTGCTGACCGAAAACGGCGAAGGAACCGTGGATCGGATCCATGCCCGTGAGACGGAGCTGATTCGTCCGCCTGTAGCCAACGTCAATTTGGCGGTACTGCTGTTTTCCGTTAAGGAGCCGGATATGAATCTGAACTTGCTGGACAAGTTTCTCGTTCATATCGAACAAGCGGGGCTGGATGCCCTGATCGTGCTGACCAAGCAGGATTTGGCCGATCCCGAGGCCGATGGCCGGGACACGGTTGCCGATGTGAAGGCCATGTATAGACAGATCGGTTATGAGGTCATTTCGACCAGTTCCCGAACGGGAGAGGGCAGCGAACTGCTCAAAGAGCGGCTGGCAGGTCGAATCAGCGTATTTTCGGGTCAGTCGGGCGTGGGCAAATCATCCATGCTGAATGCGCTGGTCCCGGGCCTTTCGTTGGAAACGAGTGAAATCAGCATGCGGCTTGGCCGGGGAAGGCATACGACGAGGCATGTGGAATTGATTCCGCTCCATAATGGCGGTTTTGTCGCCGATACGCCGGGGTTCAGCCAGCTGGATTTTCTCGAAATCGGGGTGGAGGAATTGTCCACCTGCTTCCGGGAATTCGCCCAGTATGCGGACGAATGTAAATTCCGCGGCTGTACCCATACCCATGAACCGGGCTGCCGAGTCATTGCAGCCAAAGAGGACGGGTTGATTGCAGAGAGCCGATACCGGCACTATGAACAGTTTTTAAACGAAATGAAAGAAAAGAAGCGGAGGTACTAA
- the pknB gene encoding Stk1 family PASTA domain-containing Ser/Thr kinase, whose protein sequence is MIGHQLGGRYEIIERVGGGGMALVYKAQDLLLNRFVAIKVLRQQFVHDEEFIRRFRREAQSAASLSHPNVVSIYDVGQEDDVHYIVMEYVEGKNLNEIIKERAPLQVDEAVRIASQIADALDHAHHNQIIHRDIKPHNILIGRNGRVKVTDFGIARAVTSTTITQTGSVVGSVHYFSPEHAKGIVTGEKSDLYSLGIVLYQMLTGQLPFLGESPISVALKHLQEEFDEPRKFNPLIPQSVENIILKSMRKNPHERYQSAREMQEDLETCLLPERRNETKIDFADEDDADQTRVMPAIKPEPRGVTTTGAMPTMEPKEEAGQHKSKSKGWKKPTLLISLTVLILAAMVGVVIYVKGMLVVPEVTVPNVVNQTEEAARQTLQDKGLVVSDEVIRMYQEGVDPGMVYAQSRNEGEIVKEGTEIQLSVGAEKESVKMIDVKNIPYDEAVKRLTSELGIKESQIKRDNAYSTEVSSGNVISQTPGVNEDFDLEAGEIVLTVSQGVETVKMPDLKNKTRSEAEEMLKNAGLTLAQVKEEPSYTVDSGKVTQQWPVEAGGEVSPGDKITIYVSTGYPPEALRYNFNIMVAPKEEGKTSKIRITFEDARGKSQEWGTQSINSTQTLSVPLVLAPNENGAVSVYRDGKFLDTYLVSYGEAKNGTVNVPSIEPETVTPPPEKQEPETGGESGGGGGAEDGSGGIDDGSGAANEGTEEPSTPVDGEEEGDVEGEASDTSAINSHGNKEKGKKKEVINASGRP, encoded by the coding sequence ATGATCGGGCACCAGCTAGGCGGACGCTATGAAATCATCGAACGTGTCGGCGGCGGCGGCATGGCTCTCGTATATAAAGCTCAGGATCTTCTGCTGAATCGGTTCGTGGCGATCAAGGTGCTTCGCCAGCAGTTTGTTCATGACGAAGAATTCATCCGCCGTTTCCGCAGGGAGGCGCAATCGGCGGCATCGCTGTCGCACCCGAACGTGGTCAGCATTTACGATGTCGGCCAAGAGGATGACGTCCACTACATCGTCATGGAGTATGTGGAAGGCAAAAACCTGAACGAAATCATCAAAGAACGGGCGCCCCTGCAGGTTGACGAGGCGGTGCGCATCGCTTCCCAGATTGCGGACGCTTTGGACCATGCGCATCATAACCAAATCATTCATCGAGACATTAAGCCGCACAACATTTTGATCGGCAGAAACGGCCGGGTAAAGGTCACCGATTTCGGCATCGCACGGGCTGTGACGTCGACAACGATCACGCAGACCGGTTCGGTGGTCGGTTCGGTCCATTATTTTTCGCCGGAGCATGCCAAAGGCATCGTTACCGGAGAGAAGTCGGACTTGTATTCGCTTGGCATCGTGCTGTATCAAATGCTGACTGGCCAGCTTCCGTTCCTGGGCGAAAGTCCGATCAGCGTTGCCCTGAAGCATCTTCAGGAAGAGTTTGATGAACCGCGCAAATTCAATCCGTTGATCCCGCAAAGCGTGGAAAACATCATTCTGAAATCGATGCGCAAAAATCCGCATGAGCGTTATCAGTCCGCCAGGGAAATGCAAGAGGACCTGGAAACCTGTCTTCTTCCCGAGCGGCGGAACGAAACCAAAATCGATTTTGCCGATGAGGACGATGCGGACCAGACCCGCGTTATGCCGGCCATTAAGCCTGAACCGAGAGGCGTGACCACGACGGGCGCAATGCCTACGATGGAACCAAAGGAAGAGGCCGGACAACATAAAAGCAAGTCCAAAGGCTGGAAAAAGCCGACATTGCTCATTTCGCTTACTGTTCTTATTCTGGCCGCAATGGTCGGTGTTGTCATTTATGTCAAAGGCATGCTGGTGGTTCCGGAAGTGACCGTTCCGAATGTCGTTAACCAGACGGAGGAAGCTGCGCGCCAAACGCTGCAGGATAAAGGGTTAGTCGTAAGCGATGAAGTGATCCGGATGTATCAAGAAGGCGTTGACCCGGGGATGGTTTATGCCCAGAGCCGTAATGAGGGGGAAATCGTCAAGGAAGGCACCGAGATTCAGCTGAGCGTCGGGGCGGAGAAGGAATCCGTCAAAATGATCGACGTGAAGAACATTCCGTACGACGAGGCCGTCAAAAGATTGACCAGCGAGCTGGGCATCAAGGAAAGCCAGATCAAGCGGGATAACGCATATTCAACCGAGGTGTCGTCAGGCAATGTCATTTCGCAGACGCCTGGCGTAAACGAGGATTTCGACCTCGAGGCCGGTGAAATTGTTCTAACCGTAAGCCAAGGTGTAGAAACGGTCAAAATGCCGGATCTGAAAAACAAAACCCGCAGCGAAGCGGAGGAGATGTTGAAAAACGCCGGACTAACGCTCGCCCAGGTGAAGGAAGAGCCGAGTTATACGGTTGACTCCGGCAAGGTAACCCAGCAGTGGCCTGTGGAAGCTGGCGGGGAAGTAAGTCCCGGCGACAAAATTACGATCTATGTCAGCACGGGATACCCGCCTGAAGCCTTAAGATACAATTTCAACATAATGGTCGCACCAAAAGAAGAAGGCAAAACCAGCAAAATCCGGATTACGTTTGAGGATGCCCGCGGCAAGAGCCAAGAGTGGGGAACGCAATCCATTAACTCCACCCAGACGCTCAGCGTACCGCTAGTGCTGGCTCCGAATGAAAATGGGGCTGTCTCCGTTTACCGCGACGGCAAGTTCCTGGATACGTATCTCGTATCTTACGGGGAAGCCAAAAACGGAACGGTAAACGTGCCTTCGATCGAACCGGAGACCGTTACACCGCCGCCTGAAAAGCAGGAACCTGAAACGGGTGGCGAAAGTGGAGGCGGAGGCGGTGCCGAAGACGGAAGCGGAGGCATAGACGACGGCAGCGGAGCGGCGAATGAAGGAACCGAAGAGCCGTCCACGCCGGTAGATGGTGAAGAAGAAGGAGACGTAGAAGGAGAAGCCTCCGACACGTCGGCGATCAATAGCCATGGTAACAAGGAGAAAGGCAAGAAAAAGGAAGTTATTAACGCATCAGGCCGTCCGTAA
- a CDS encoding Stp1/IreP family PP2C-type Ser/Thr phosphatase — protein sequence MIKTVHASHIGRVRSVNEDSAWIRDLETGYILGIVADGMGGHLAGDTASRLAVETLVGDLRSLEPGLSHASLSAALSDAILHANEVIYSTASANDKYHNMGTTVVAALLNDAEGVIGHIGDSRAYKISGQQMIQLTEDHTLVNELFKNGQISKEDVTHHPRRNVLTRALGTDAEVKVDMDNVKLEEGEVLLLCSDGLSNLVSNEQIIRVAGNLELPLEERADRLLQLALLAGGDDNITVALFEMQKDSAATETGCES from the coding sequence TTGATCAAAACAGTTCATGCAAGCCATATCGGACGCGTGCGTTCCGTCAATGAAGACTCTGCCTGGATTCGCGACCTGGAAACGGGCTATATATTGGGCATTGTTGCCGATGGCATGGGCGGGCATCTTGCAGGCGACACGGCAAGCCGCCTTGCGGTGGAAACGCTGGTGGGCGACCTGAGATCGCTGGAACCGGGGCTGTCCCATGCGTCCTTGTCCGCTGCGCTTAGCGATGCGATCCTCCATGCCAATGAGGTTATTTACAGTACGGCCTCCGCTAATGACAAATACCATAATATGGGCACAACGGTCGTTGCTGCCTTGTTGAACGATGCCGAAGGCGTCATTGGACATATCGGCGACAGCCGGGCTTACAAAATTTCCGGCCAACAAATGATCCAGCTGACCGAGGACCATACCCTCGTCAACGAGCTGTTCAAAAACGGTCAGATCAGCAAAGAGGACGTTACGCATCATCCCAGACGCAACGTGTTGACCCGGGCCCTCGGCACGGATGCCGAAGTGAAGGTCGACATGGATAACGTCAAGCTGGAAGAAGGGGAGGTCTTGCTGCTGTGCAGCGACGGACTCAGCAACTTGGTCAGCAATGAGCAGATCATTCGGGTTGCGGGCAATCTGGAGCTGCCGCTGGAAGAGCGTGCCGATCGTTTGCTGCAGCTGGCCCTTCTTGCCGGGGGAGACGACAATATCACCGTGGCCTTGTTTGAAATGCAGAAGGATTCCGCAGCAACGGAAACGGGGTGCGAATCATGA
- the rlmN gene encoding 23S rRNA (adenine(2503)-C(2))-methyltransferase RlmN encodes MKPFIYDYTLEELQQWAVDNGEPAFRGGQIFDWIYVKRVNDFSEMTNLSKALRAKLADQFEFVTLNEITKFESKDGTVKFLFGLHDNHAIETVIMKHNYGNSICVTTQVGCRIGCTFCASTLGGLKRNLTAGEIVAQVVQAQKILDERGERVSSIVIMGSGEPFENYDATMTFLRIMIHEKGLNIGQRHITVSTSGIVPNIYRFADEDTQINLAISIHAPNDALRSKLMPVNRRFPFDDVMESLRYYLAKTGRRITFEYALIGGMNDQPEHAMELASVLKTMLCHVNLIPVNHVPERKYVRTSRKDIFNFQRILSEQGINVTIRREQGHDIAAACGQLRAKHMELG; translated from the coding sequence ATGAAACCTTTTATATACGATTACACCCTTGAAGAACTGCAGCAATGGGCTGTGGACAACGGGGAGCCAGCCTTCCGCGGCGGTCAGATTTTCGACTGGATCTACGTGAAGCGGGTGAACGACTTCAGCGAAATGACGAATCTGTCCAAGGCGCTGCGCGCCAAACTGGCCGATCAATTCGAGTTCGTTACGCTGAACGAAATTACCAAATTCGAGTCCAAGGACGGCACGGTAAAATTCCTCTTCGGCCTTCATGACAACCATGCCATCGAGACGGTGATCATGAAACATAACTACGGCAACAGCATCTGCGTCACAACGCAGGTGGGCTGCCGAATCGGTTGCACGTTCTGCGCATCCACGCTGGGGGGATTGAAACGGAACCTGACTGCAGGCGAAATCGTCGCTCAGGTGGTGCAGGCCCAGAAAATTTTGGACGAACGCGGTGAACGGGTCAGCAGCATCGTCATCATGGGTTCGGGCGAGCCGTTCGAAAACTATGATGCAACGATGACGTTCCTGCGCATCATGATCCACGAAAAAGGGCTGAATATCGGTCAGCGGCATATCACCGTATCCACGAGCGGTATCGTGCCGAATATTTATCGTTTTGCGGACGAGGATACCCAGATCAACCTGGCGATCTCCATCCATGCGCCGAACGATGCGCTCCGTTCCAAACTGATGCCGGTAAACCGTCGTTTTCCATTTGATGACGTGATGGAATCGCTTCGTTATTACCTGGCCAAAACCGGCCGCAGAATCACGTTTGAATATGCGCTGATCGGCGGCATGAACGATCAACCGGAGCATGCAATGGAACTGGCGAGCGTGCTGAAAACGATGCTGTGCCACGTCAATTTGATTCCGGTCAACCATGTGCCTGAGCGTAAATACGTGAGAACGTCCCGCAAGGACATTTTCAATTTTCAACGCATTCTTTCGGAGCAGGGCATTAACGTAACCATTCGCCGCGAACAGGGACATGATATTGCTGCCGCTTGCGGTCAGCTTCGTGCAAAGCATATGGAGTTGGGGTGA
- the rsmB gene encoding 16S rRNA (cytosine(967)-C(5))-methyltransferase RsmB has translation MSGNTSGRQPGGSRDTRRPAPAGRGAQADRRSGKAKVTARSLAVSVLSAVEQEGAYSNLELNRRLNEAGLGAADAGLATELVYGTIARRNTLDYFLEKFVAKGLAKLQPWVRSLLRISVYQIMYLDRIPEHAVVSEAVNLAKKMGHQGISGMVNGVLRSMLRQRDELRIPDHLPAAERIALQHSHPQWMVERWISQYGEETAEAICKANNEPPAVSVRVNTTMTTRDKLMQEMESAGVEVEASKLSPDGILVRSGGNMALTSWYRDGLLSVQDESSMLVAEAVSPEEGHVVLDCCAAPGGKTAHMAEKMKDRGRIVANDLHAHKRRLIMEQAERLGLGCIDAITGNALDLDERYPAGSFDRILLDAPCSGLGVIRRKPDVKWTKSPADIADIAALQSELLDRIAPLLKPGGILVYSTCTIEPDENERMVANFLNRHPEYRAENADWSGAEATKWNTLRGGVQILPQDAHSDGFFIARLRRIAD, from the coding sequence ATGAGCGGCAATACATCGGGGCGGCAGCCGGGCGGTTCGCGCGACACGCGGCGTCCTGCTCCGGCTGGCCGGGGAGCCCAGGCCGATCGGCGGTCGGGGAAAGCCAAGGTTACCGCGCGTTCTCTTGCCGTCAGCGTGCTTAGCGCAGTGGAGCAGGAGGGAGCGTACAGCAACCTTGAGCTTAACCGCCGGCTGAACGAAGCCGGGCTTGGCGCGGCCGATGCGGGACTTGCGACCGAGTTGGTCTACGGAACGATTGCGCGGCGGAATACGCTTGATTATTTCTTGGAAAAATTCGTTGCCAAAGGACTGGCCAAGCTGCAGCCCTGGGTGCGCAGCCTGCTTCGGATCAGCGTATATCAGATCATGTATCTGGATCGCATTCCGGAGCATGCCGTTGTGAGCGAAGCGGTCAATTTGGCGAAAAAAATGGGGCACCAAGGCATCTCGGGCATGGTAAACGGCGTGCTGCGCAGCATGCTGCGCCAGCGCGACGAACTGCGCATTCCCGACCATTTGCCGGCCGCCGAACGGATCGCGCTGCAGCATTCCCACCCGCAATGGATGGTCGAACGCTGGATCAGCCAGTATGGCGAGGAAACGGCAGAAGCGATCTGCAAGGCCAACAACGAACCTCCGGCCGTCAGCGTGCGCGTGAACACAACGATGACGACGCGGGACAAGCTGATGCAGGAAATGGAAAGCGCGGGAGTCGAAGTGGAAGCTTCCAAGCTTAGCCCGGATGGCATCCTGGTTCGCAGCGGCGGAAATATGGCGCTAACGTCCTGGTATCGGGACGGCCTGTTGTCCGTACAGGACGAAAGTTCCATGCTGGTGGCCGAAGCCGTCTCGCCGGAAGAAGGCCATGTCGTGCTGGACTGCTGCGCGGCACCGGGCGGCAAAACCGCTCATATGGCCGAAAAGATGAAAGATCGCGGCCGGATCGTAGCCAATGATCTGCATGCGCATAAACGCCGTTTGATCATGGAGCAGGCGGAACGTTTGGGACTGGGATGCATCGATGCGATCACCGGCAATGCACTTGACTTGGACGAAAGGTATCCGGCCGGGTCCTTTGACCGAATTTTGCTGGATGCACCTTGCTCTGGCCTGGGCGTGATCCGTCGCAAGCCGGATGTCAAATGGACCAAATCTCCCGCCGATATCGCCGATATCGCGGCATTGCAGAGCGAGCTGCTTGACCGGATTGCCCCGCTGCTTAAACCGGGCGGCATTCTGGTTTACAGCACGTGCACCATTGAGCCGGACGAGAACGAGCGCATGGTAGCAAACTTCCTGAACCGGCATCCCGAGTACCGTGCCGAGAACGCCGATTGGTCCGGAGCCGAGGCGACGAAGTGGAATACCCTTCGCGGCGGTGTTCAGATATTGCCGCAAGATGCGCACAGCGACGGCTTTTTCATCGCCAGGTTGAGACGTATCGCGGACTGA
- the fmt gene encoding methionyl-tRNA formyltransferase, producing MNIVFMGTPEFAVPSLEMLLNEGYNVVGVVTQPDKPQGRKKVLTPTPVKVAAERHGLPVFQPVKLRDPESVARLAEWKPDLIVTAAFGQILPKAVLDMPVRGCVNVHGSLLPKYRGGAPIQRSIINGESVTGVTLMYMAEGLDTGDMISRVEVPITDEDTSGTMFAKLSKAGSELLREEMPRLIAGETKAVPQDDAQSTYARNLTREDEKIDWSRTSRELFNQVRGLVPFSGAFSLWDEQVFKVWAVAKPGEPGEVSVSGSEQAEPGTVLQANANGIEVRTGDGSIWLTEVQPAGKKAMKAADFARGGTLKPGTVLR from the coding sequence TTGAACATTGTATTTATGGGTACGCCCGAGTTCGCCGTTCCTTCGTTGGAAATGCTGCTGAACGAGGGATATAACGTCGTGGGTGTGGTGACGCAGCCCGACAAACCGCAGGGGCGGAAAAAGGTATTGACGCCCACTCCGGTGAAGGTGGCAGCCGAGCGTCACGGGCTGCCCGTATTCCAGCCGGTAAAATTGCGCGATCCGGAGTCCGTGGCCCGCTTGGCCGAATGGAAGCCGGATTTGATCGTGACGGCAGCGTTTGGGCAGATTTTGCCCAAAGCGGTATTGGACATGCCTGTTCGCGGCTGCGTGAACGTACACGGCTCCCTTTTGCCGAAATACCGCGGCGGTGCGCCGATCCAACGCTCCATTATCAATGGCGAGTCCGTAACCGGAGTTACGTTGATGTACATGGCCGAAGGTTTGGATACCGGTGACATGATTTCCCGCGTGGAAGTGCCGATTACGGATGAAGACACGTCCGGAACGATGTTTGCCAAGCTGAGCAAGGCCGGATCGGAACTGCTGCGCGAAGAAATGCCGCGTCTGATCGCAGGCGAAACGAAGGCTGTGCCGCAGGACGATGCACAGTCGACATACGCGCGCAATCTGACGCGCGAGGACGAAAAAATCGACTGGTCGCGCACGTCGCGCGAACTGTTCAATCAGGTGCGCGGTTTGGTGCCTTTTTCGGGCGCATTTTCCCTCTGGGACGAGCAGGTGTTCAAAGTGTGGGCGGTGGCCAAACCGGGCGAGCCGGGCGAAGTTTCGGTTTCCGGCAGCGAACAAGCCGAGCCGGGAACGGTGCTGCAAGCGAATGCAAACGGCATCGAGGTCCGCACCGGCGACGGTTCGATCTGGCTGACCGAAGTCCAGCCGGCAGGCAAAAAGGCGATGAAGGCGGCTGACTTTGCCCGCGGAGGCACGCTGAAGCCGGGAACGGTGCTGCGATGA
- the def gene encoding peptide deformylase, whose translation MSIRIIVKEPDEVLRKRAKEVTKITPNVQKLLDDMADTMYDAEGVGLAAPQVGILKRLIVIDAGDEHGLIKMINPEIVAKEGEQFGPEGCLSIPGINGDVRRSETVTVKGLDREGNELIITGSGLLARAFQHEIDHLDGVLFTDIAEKVYEISADQNGPRRN comes from the coding sequence ATGTCAATTCGTATTATCGTGAAAGAACCGGATGAGGTGCTCCGCAAAAGAGCCAAAGAAGTCACAAAAATTACGCCAAATGTGCAAAAATTGCTGGACGATATGGCCGATACGATGTATGACGCCGAAGGCGTCGGACTTGCGGCGCCGCAGGTAGGAATTTTGAAACGCCTCATCGTCATCGATGCCGGGGACGAGCACGGATTGATCAAGATGATCAACCCGGAAATCGTCGCAAAAGAAGGCGAGCAGTTCGGACCGGAAGGATGTTTGAGCATTCCTGGCATTAATGGTGACGTTCGCCGCAGCGAAACGGTGACAGTTAAAGGCCTGGACCGCGAAGGCAACGAGTTGATCATTACGGGCAGCGGCTTGCTGGCCCGCGCATTCCAGCACGAGATTGATCACTTGGATGGCGTGCTCTTCACCGATATTGCCGAAAAGGTGTACGAAATTTCGGCGGATCAGAACGGACCTCGACGCAACTAA